Genomic segment of Parageobacillus genomosp. 1:
TGCCGAAACGGCAAAAGAAGTAGTGAAGCAATATGAAGAAGCGATGGAAAAAATGGAATTTTCGGTAGCGCTTGCGTCTGTATGGCAGCTGATTAACCGAACGAACAAATATATTGATGAGACGCAGCCTTGGGTGCTCGCGAAAGATGAAAGCAAAAAAGAACAGTTGGCATCGGTAATGACCCATTTAGCAGAATCGCTTCGCCATGTCGCTATTTTGTTGCAGCCGTTTTTAACACGTACGCCGGAGAAAATTTTCACGCAGCTTGGCATTGTTGATGAACAGTTAAAACAATGGGAAAGCTTATACGAATTCGGCCTCATTAAAGAAGGCATAAAAGTGACAAAAGGGGATCCGCTATTCCCGCGCCTAGAGATCGAAAAAGAAGTGGAGTACATTAAAGCGCATATGCAAGGCAGTGCGCCGGCGAAGAAGACAGAGGAAAAGCAAGCGCCAAAAGCGGAAGAGATCACGATTGACGATTTTGCGAAAGTCGATTTACGTGTTGCCGAAGTGGTGCACGCGGAGCCGGTGAAAAACGCCGATAAGCTGTTGAAGCTCAAGCTGGACCTTGGCGATGAAAAACGTCAAGTCGTTTCGGGAATTGCGCAATTTTACAAACCAGAGGATTTGATCGGCAAAAAAGTGATTTGCGTCGCCAATTTAAAACCGGCAAAACTGCGTGGTGAACTGTCCGAAGGAATGATTCTTGCCGGCGAAGAAAACGGAGTGCTGTCTGTTGCTACTGTTGATAAAGATATTCCGAACGGGACAAAAATAAAATGATGATCAACATAAGAGGTGTGGTGTTCATCGGTACACGACACCTCTTTGTTGTCATTTTGTAATGAAAATGTTAACATCCTGTGACATATGTAATGGATTTCTATGTTACACTTAACAACAAGGTAGAAAAGGGGTTTACTGTTATGCTCTTTGACACCCATGCACATTTAAATGCAATTCAATATAACGAGGATTTACAAGAAGTCATTGACCGTGCTCTTAACGAAGGAGTTTCTCATATTGTCGTCGTCGGTTTTGACCGCCCTACCATTGCACGGGCGATCGAGCTAGCGGAGCAATATGATTTTATTTATGCTTCAGTTGGCTGGCATCCCGTTGACGCGGTCGATATGACAGATGATGATTTACATATGCTCGAAAAATTAGCAGCTCATCCAAAAGTAGTGGCTTTAGGAGAAATGGGCTTGGATTACTATTGGGATAAATCACCAAAGGAAATACAACAAGACGTATTTCGGCGACAGATCTCTTTGGCAAAAAAAGTAAAACTGCCGATTATTATTCATAACCGCGAGGCAACAGCCGATATTTTGCAAATTTTAAAAGAAGAAAACGCTTCCGAAGTGAGTGGAATTATGCATTGTTTTAGCGGAAGTGTGGAAGTGGCGAAACAATGCATTGATATGAACTTCTTTATTTCGCTTGGCGGACCGGTAACGTTTAAAAACGCGAAAAAGCCGAAGGAAGTAGCAGCACAAATTCCGCTTGAGCATTTATTGATTGAAACAGACTGCCCATATTTAACGCCTCACCCTTTCCGTGGAAAGCGAAATGAACCGAGCTACGTCAAGTATGTAGCGGAAGCGATCGCCGAGATTAAAGGTATTTCTTTTGAGGAAGTAGCAAAAGCAACGACAGAGAACGCGAAAAAATTATTCGGCATCCATCGCTAAAAATCGTTTGTCAATTGGTAGGGAGACTTGTCTAAACATGGCCGAAGAAGAAAAAGTTCTACAATTTTAGAACGTTACATACAATAAACATGTCGACAAGTCTTCCTTCCTTTTTCACTGAATTTTCTGCATAATAGAGTGTGTTTATGCGTACATGTTAAAGGGAGAGGGGAACTTTAGCAAAAAGGAGGCATTTTATCCTATGTTATCCAATGCGAGGAAAATTTCTGATTCATTGAGGAAAAATTTTACGGTTACTGCTAGTAGTTTTATAGCTTTTTCGGCAACAACGGGATTGGCTGGGTATGAAATCGCAAAAGATGACGTAACATTGACTGTAAACGGAAAAAAACAGGAAATTCGTACTCATGCAAAAACAGTAAAAGAATTATTGCAAGAACAAAATATTAAGCCTAGAAAAGAAGATTACGTTTATCCATCCTTAAATACGCCAATTACCGACGATCTTAATATTGTTTGGGAAGCAAGCAAGGAAGTAACGTTAACGATAGATGGGAAAAAACAAAAAATATGGACGACTGCAAAGACCGTTGATGAACTATTAAACTTGCAGCATATTCAAATCGGACAGCACGACAAAGTTGCACCAGCGCCAGACAAGAAAATCAAAAAGGGAATGGAAATTCATGTCGAAAAGGCATTCCCAGTTCAATTAAATGTCGGTGGTAAACAGCAACAAGTGTGGGCAACTTCGACTACTGTCGCTGACTTTTTAAAACAACAAAATGTAAAATTAGGTAAACTCGATCGTGTAGAGCCATCTTTACAAGAGAAAATAAAAGAAAATACGGTCGTAAAAGTGATTAAAGTTGAAAAAGTCACCGATGTAGTGGAAGAACCAGTGGACTTTGCAGTCGTCACGAAACAAGACCCCACATTGCCAAAAGGTGAACGGCGCGTCATCCACCCTGGAGAAAAAGGGCTTGTTGCGAAAACGTATGAAATAGTGTTGGAAAACGGAAAAGAAGTAGCACGTAAATTAATTGCCGTAAAGCAGATTAAAAACAGCAAAACACGCATCGTTGCTATTGGCACAAAAGTGGTTGAAAGACGATCTGCCAATGTGCAAAAACGTCCGACATCACGCGGTCAACATGGTGCAGCGAAAGAGTTTTATGTGACCGCTACCGCCTATACCGCGTATTGCGAAGGCTGCTCAGGAATAACGAGAACGGGAATTAATTTGCGTAGAAACCCTTCCGTAAAGGTTATTGCCGTTGATCCGAATATTATCCCGCTCGGATCAAAAGTATACGTAGAAGGGTATGGATATGCTATCGCTGCAGATACAGGTTCAGGTATTGACGGTTATGAAATTGATGTGTTTTTGCCTGAAAGATCCGATGCGATTCGTTGGGGTAAAAAGCGCGTAAAAATAAAAGTGCTACAATAAAGGAATAAGGATGCGGAGGGTTTTTTTACCCTCTGCTTTTTCGTTATAATGGAGAAAGATGTTTCTGCCTATTTAGACGAAAAAAATTGAAAAAATGTTACGCTGATTTTACAAAAAATATTCACTGATTTTGCAAAAAATAAATATATCGTTTCATAATTGGCGGGAAAAATTACTTCATCATTATTTTACCGGAAAGGAGGCATTGCAGAAATAGGAAAAAGGACTTATTCCCATTACGGAATGAGAAAATAATTTCTGCGCAATTGGTGATGAGAATTAAGGAAATTATTGTTGTCGAAGGAAAAGATGATACAGCAGCAATTCGGCGCGCTGTGGACGCAGATACGATTGAAACAAACGGAGCGGCAATTAGCGAAGAAATTATCGAACGCATTAAGTTGGCAAAAGAAAAACGGGGTGTCATTATTTTTACTGATCCGGATTTTCCAGGGGAAAAAATTCGTAAAACGATTACCCAGCATGTTCCTGGCTGTAAACATGCTTTTTTGCCAAGGAAAGCGGCCATCGCGAAAAATGGAAAAGGAATTGGTGTTGAACATGCGTCTGTGGAAGATATTCGTCAAGCGTTAGCAAACGTATATGAAGAAACAACCGAGTGGAAGGAAGAGATCACGTTTGATGAACTTGTTGCTGCCGGCTTAATCGGTGGAGAGTTAGCGAAAAAGCGGCGGCAGCGATTGGGGGAAAGGTTAAAAATCGGCTATGCCAATGGAAAGCAGCTTTATAAGCGGTTGAAAGTGTTTCAAATCACCAGGGAAACGTTTTATGCAGCTTTAGAGCAAGTGATGCAGGAGGAAATACAGGATGAATAAAGATATTGCCACGCCGGGACGTACAAAGGAAATTTTGGATCAATACGGGTTTTCTTTTAAAAAAAGTTTAGGACAAAACTTTTTAATTGACACGAATATTTTGCGGAAAATTGTCGATGCTGCGGAAATTTCCGCAGAAACGGGAGCGATTGAAATTGGCCCGGGAATTGGGGCATTGACGGAACAATTGGCACGCCGGGCCAAAAAAGTGGTCGCCTTTGAAATAGACCAGAGATTGTTGCCGATTTTGGCCGACACGTTGTCTCCGTATGGAAATGTGCGAATTATTCATCAAGACGTGTTAAAAGCGGATATTCATCAAGTGATCGCGGACGAATTTACAAACGTAGCCGATATTATGGTGGTGGCTAATTTGCCGTACTATGTAACCACACCGATTATTATGAAGCTGCTGACCGACCATCTGCCGATTCGCGGCATGGTGGTGATGCTGCAAAAGGAAGTAGCCGACCGTCTAGCTGCCAAGCCAGGGACAAAAGATTATGGCTCATTGTCCATTGCAGTTCAGTATTATACAGAAGCAGAGGTCGTCATGACGGTGCCGCGGACCGTGTTTATTCCGCAACCGAACGTCGATTCCGCCGTGATTCGATTAATAAAGAGAAAACAGCCGCCTGTAGCAGTAAACGATGAGACATTTTTCTTTCAAGTCGTGCGGGCAAGCTTCGCGCAGCGCCGGAAAACGATTTTAAACAATTTAGTCAACAACTTGCCGAACGGAAAGGCGATGAAAGAGCAAATCGAAAGCTCTTTAGCTAACGCAAATATTGATCCGCGCCGTCGCGGAGAAACGCTGACAATGGAAGAGTTCGCCGCACTAAGCAATGCATTGCGCAACATATTGATCAACCTTTAGTGCGTTTTTGAGCTGGCGTGCAGCAAGGAATGCATAATGTCTATCACCTATTGTCCGAATATGCATATGGTACTTAGTAGGCATTTATTTCATAATGGAGTGATGGGTGATGGACATCAAGATCGGCGATATTGTGGCTAGAAAATCATATAAATGTGATTTATTGTTTCGCGTAATCGATATAAAAGAAAAAGGGGACGAGAGGGAAGCCATTTTATATGGTGAAGATGTGAGACTGATCGCGGATGCCCCGTGCAGCGATTTAGTCATCATCGATGAACGGGAACAGCAGGAAAGAAAGAAAAAGGAAATAGAGCTTATTGAACAGTCATATAAACTGTTTCGCCAAGATTACCATGCAATAAAGCAAAAAATCGAATATCGGGCAACAGGGGGATACCGGACGGAGAAGGATTTTTTTCAAATTCCAGGACGTGTCCTTCATCTGGACGGTGACCCTTTATATTTGCGAAAATGTTTGGATTTATACGAACGAATTGGCGTGCCGGTATATGGGGTGTATTGCGAGGAAAGCGAAATGTCGGAAAAAGTTGGTGCGCTGATTGAGCAGTTTCGCCCGGATATTTTAGTCATTACCGGCCATGATTCCTATTCGAAATCAAAAGGAAAAGTAAATGATTTAAAGGCTTACCGCCACTCGAAACATTTTGTACAGACGGTCAAGGAAGCGCGCAAAAAAGTTCCTCATCTTGACCAGCTTATTATTTTCGCGGGAGCGTGCCAATCCCATTTTGAATCATTGATCCGCGCTGGTGCCAACTTTGCCAGTTCTCCGGCACGGGTAAACATTCATGCGCTCGATCCCGTCTATATTGTTTCGCGGATTAGTTTCACCCCTTTTATGGAGACCGTCAATGTTTGGGATGTGGTCCGCAATACATTAACCGGGGAAAAAGGACTTGGAGGGGTAGAAACCAAGGGAGTGCTGCGTACAGGAATGCCTTTCCGTTTAATGGATGATACAGGTGATTAGAACCGCCATGATGAAAAGGCGGTTTTTTTATTTCTAACGGATACATATTTTTACATAAAAGTGCCATAATATACATAAAAAGAGGGATTTTGTAGAAAAATAAACATTGACAGTAATGAAAGTGCATTGGTATAATTTTTATTTTTGACTTTAAAGAGAATTTTTGTTATAATTAAAAACAGTGAGGTGGATAGTGAATGCCAAAAACTTTATCCGATATTAAAAAAACGTTGGATTCTAATATCGGCAGACGTTTGACGTTGCGAGCAAACGGCGGGCGGAGAAAGACGATTGAACGCTGTGGAATATTAGCAGAAACGTATCCATCGGTATTTGTGATTGAACTCGACCAAAAAGAGAACGCGTTTGAACGAGTATCGTTTAGTTACGCGGATGTATTGACAGAAACGGTAAAATTGACGTTTTTAGATGACGATAAAGTAGGTGGGCAGTAGACAATTTTGTTTGCTGCTTTTTGTTTTGTCATAAATAGGTCAACATAAAGACGTTTATTTTTTTTCATACTAAAACTGTCGCGGCGGATAAGAGGGGGTTGCTGACATTGGGTCGTCGCCGTGGAATTATGTCGCAACGCTTTAAAGAAGAATTAGCAAAAGAATTAGGTTTTTATGATGTCGTGAAGCGAGAAGGATGGGGAGCGATCCGCGCGAAAGACGCTGGAAATATGGTGAAATTGGCGATTGAAAAAGCAGAACGACAGCTAGCCGCAAAGACAGAGTAACGTCTGCGCACCATTGGAAAATAAAAACGCCGCGACAGCCGAAGCACGACCGCTTCGGCTTTTGTTTGGCGCCATTTGTGGTATTGTTTGACAGGATGATGAAATATACTTTTCTGTATTTAGCAACATTCATGATTTGTGGTATTATGATAAAATGGATTTATGAAGAAAGTTGGAAGTCGTTAAAGTAGGTGGAACGTTTGAGGCTATTAGTAAAGGCACCAGCAAAAATTAATTTGTCATTGGACGTGTTACATAAGCGGCCGGACGGGTATCACGAAGTGAAAATGGTCATGACAACGATTGATTTAGCCGATCGGATTGAATTAATTCCGCGTACCGATGATGCAATACAGATTATTTCGCAAAATCGGTTCGTTCCAGATGACCACCGCAATTTGGCGTATCAAGCGGCAAAGTTATTAAAGGAAACATTTTGCATTAAACAGGGTGTATCAATTTCCATTACCAAACATATTCCGGTAGCGGCGGGGCTAGCGGGGGGAAGCAGCGATGCCGCCGCAACATTGCGGGGATTAAATAAGCTTTGGAATTTAGGGCTTACCCTTGATGAATTAGCAGAGTTAGGAGCGCAAATCGGTTCTGACGTATCGTTTTGCGTTTACGGCGGAACAGCGATTGCCACCGGGCGCGGCGAAAAAATTACCCCCATTCCTTCACCGCCCCCATGCTGGGTTGTGTTGGCAAAACCGTCCATTGGCGTTTCTACCGCGGAAGTGTATCGGAATTTAAAGGTGGAGGAAGTGACGCATCCGGATGTTGATGCCATGGTAGAGGCGATTGGGCGCCAAGATTATTTTGCTATTTGCCAATTAGTCGGGAACGTATTGGAAGAAGTAACGTTGAAAAAGCATCCAGAAGTAGCGCATATTAAAGAGCAAATGAGGCGGTTTGGAGCAGATGCCGTATTGATGAGCGGCAGTGGGCCGACGGTATTCGGGCTCGTCCAGCATGATTCAAGAATGCAGCGCATTTACAATGGGCTTCGTGGTTTTTGTGAACAAGTATTCGCTGTTCGTTTATTAGGTGAACGTCATCTACTTGATTAAACACGTACATTTTTGGTATATTTACTTTATAACATTCGGTTTTGGGAGGTCCGCTATGAAGTTAAGGCGCAGCGGCCGTTTAGTGGATATGACCCATTATCTTCTTGAACGGCCACATCAGCTTATTCCGCTTACGTTTTTTGCGGAGCGTTATGAATCGGCCAAGTCATCGATTAGCGAGGATTTAGCGATTATTAAACAGACATTTGAACAGCAGGGGATTGGAACGATTAAAACGTTGCCGGGGGCTGCTGGCGGCGTACAATATATCCCAAAAATGTCGAAACAGGAATCTGAAGAAATTGTGACATATTTATGCGAGCAGTTATCGCGTCCGGATCGGTTGTTGCCCGGCGGATACTTATATATGACCGATATTCTTGGTGACCCTCGTATTATGAACAAAATCGGCCGGCTTTATGCGTCCATTTTTGCCGACCGGCCGGTCGATGTCGTCATGACGATTGCGACAAAAGGAATTCCGCTCGCCTATGCGGTCGCCCACTTTTTGTATGTTCCAGTTGTTATTGTCCGCCATGACAATAAAGTAACAGAAGGATCGATGGTCAGCATCAACTACGTTTCCGGTTCTTCCAAGCGCATTCAAACGATGGTGCTGGCAAAGCGGAGCTTGGCGGAAGGAGCCAATGTATTAATCATCGATGATTTTATGAAAGCGGGCGGAACGGTTAACGGCATGGTGAATTTGTTGAATGAGTTTAACGCGAAACTTTCCGGTATCGGTGTTCTTGTCGAATCGGAAGAAACGAAAGAGCGGCTCGTAGACGAATATATTTCGCTCGTGAAATTGTCTTCTGTCGATGTCAAAGAAAAACAAATTACCGTAAAAGCAGGAAATTACACGCAATTTATGGAATAGATAAACGAGAAAGGAGAGCAAACAGGATGAAAAAAGTAGAAACGAATAAAGCGCCGCAGGCGATTGGTCCGTATTCGCAAGGAATTATCGTCAATAACATGTTTTACAGCTCGGGGCAAATTCCGCTCACTCCCGAAGGAGAGATGGTACAAGGCGACATAAAAGCGCAAACACATCAAGTATTTCAAAACTTAAAAGCCGTTTTGGAAGCGGCTGGCGCATCGCTTGATACAGTAGTCAAAACGACGGTGTTTTTGAAAAACATGGATGATTTTGCGGCAATGAATGAAGTATATAGTCAATATTTCACAAACCATAAACCGGCGCGTTCGTGCGTGGAAGTAGGGAGACTGCCGAAAGACGCCCTTGTCGAAATTGAAGTAGTCGCGTTGATTCAATGAATTTCCATACCCTACCTTTTCCCTAAACAGCCAAGGATGCTGTATATTGCATACTAGGTATTTTTGTATAAAAAATTTTCAAAAAAAAAGAAGGAAATAGAGAAGACATGTGGAATAAAAATAATCAAGTCTGATATAGGGAAAAGGTGGTGAACATAATGGAAGTTACTGACGTAAGATTACGCCGCGTAAATACCGAAGGACGTATGAAAGCGATTGCCTCGATCACACTGGATAACGAATTCGTTGTCCACGATATCCGCGTCATCGATGGCAATAATGGATTGTTTGTCGCAATGCCAAGCAAGCGTACTCCAGATGGAGAATTTCGCGACATTGCGCATCCGATTAACTCAGCGACGCGCGGGAAAATTCAAGAGGCAATATTAGCTGAGTATCATCGCTTAGGTAAGTTGGAAGAAGAACTTGAAGAAGCTGGTGCTTCATAAAAATAAGAAAAAAGAGCCTGTGCCAAATGGACAGGCTCTTTTTATTTTTTGCCTTATTTTAGAAAAATCAATGATTCCTTGAAATACACCATTAATTAAGATATATTCAATTATGGATAAAAAGGTAATTGGAGGACCTATATATGGCAAAACGGTATGCGGTCATATTGGCGGCTGGACAGGGAACGAGGATGAAGTCGAAACAATATAAAGTATTGCACCCTGTTTGCGGCAAGCCAATGGTTCAGCATGTGGTGGACCAAGTTTTACAGCTAGGAATAGAAAAGCTTATTACTGTTGTTGGATTTGGAGCAGAACAAGTAAAAGCGCAGCTTGGCGACCAAAGCGAATATGCCCTTCAGCAAGAGCAATTAGGGACGGCGCACGCAGTTATGCAAGCAGCCCCTTATTTACGAGAAAAAGATGGGGTAACGCTCGTTGTA
This window contains:
- a CDS encoding small, acid-soluble spore protein, alpha/beta type, with protein sequence MGRRRGIMSQRFKEELAKELGFYDVVKREGWGAIRAKDAGNMVKLAIEKAERQLAAKTE
- the purR gene encoding pur operon repressor, translating into MKLRRSGRLVDMTHYLLERPHQLIPLTFFAERYESAKSSISEDLAIIKQTFEQQGIGTIKTLPGAAGGVQYIPKMSKQESEEIVTYLCEQLSRPDRLLPGGYLYMTDILGDPRIMNKIGRLYASIFADRPVDVVMTIATKGIPLAYAVAHFLYVPVVIVRHDNKVTEGSMVSINYVSGSSKRIQTMVLAKRSLAEGANVLIIDDFMKAGGTVNGMVNLLNEFNAKLSGIGVLVESEETKERLVDEYISLVKLSSVDVKEKQITVKAGNYTQFME
- the rsmA gene encoding 16S rRNA (adenine(1518)-N(6)/adenine(1519)-N(6))-dimethyltransferase RsmA, with product MNKDIATPGRTKEILDQYGFSFKKSLGQNFLIDTNILRKIVDAAEISAETGAIEIGPGIGALTEQLARRAKKVVAFEIDQRLLPILADTLSPYGNVRIIHQDVLKADIHQVIADEFTNVADIMVVANLPYYVTTPIIMKLLTDHLPIRGMVVMLQKEVADRLAAKPGTKDYGSLSIAVQYYTEAEVVMTVPRTVFIPQPNVDSAVIRLIKRKQPPVAVNDETFFFQVVRASFAQRRKTILNNLVNNLPNGKAMKEQIESSLANANIDPRRRGETLTMEEFAALSNALRNILINL
- the veg gene encoding biofilm formation stimulator Veg, with amino-acid sequence MPKTLSDIKKTLDSNIGRRLTLRANGGRRKTIERCGILAETYPSVFVIELDQKENAFERVSFSYADVLTETVKLTFLDDDKVGGQ
- the rnmV gene encoding ribonuclease M5, which gives rise to MRIKEIIVVEGKDDTAAIRRAVDADTIETNGAAISEEIIERIKLAKEKRGVIIFTDPDFPGEKIRKTITQHVPGCKHAFLPRKAAIAKNGKGIGVEHASVEDIRQALANVYEETTEWKEEITFDELVAAGLIGGELAKKRRQRLGERLKIGYANGKQLYKRLKVFQITRETFYAALEQVMQEEIQDE
- a CDS encoding RidA family protein, whose protein sequence is MKKVETNKAPQAIGPYSQGIIVNNMFYSSGQIPLTPEGEMVQGDIKAQTHQVFQNLKAVLEAAGASLDTVVKTTVFLKNMDDFAAMNEVYSQYFTNHKPARSCVEVGRLPKDALVEIEVVALIQ
- the ispE gene encoding 4-(cytidine 5'-diphospho)-2-C-methyl-D-erythritol kinase, which encodes MRLLVKAPAKINLSLDVLHKRPDGYHEVKMVMTTIDLADRIELIPRTDDAIQIISQNRFVPDDHRNLAYQAAKLLKETFCIKQGVSISITKHIPVAAGLAGGSSDAAATLRGLNKLWNLGLTLDELAELGAQIGSDVSFCVYGGTAIATGRGEKITPIPSPPPCWVVLAKPSIGVSTAEVYRNLKVEEVTHPDVDAMVEAIGRQDYFAICQLVGNVLEEVTLKKHPEVAHIKEQMRRFGADAVLMSGSGPTVFGLVQHDSRMQRIYNGLRGFCEQVFAVRLLGERHLLD
- a CDS encoding G5 and 3D domain-containing protein — its product is MLSNARKISDSLRKNFTVTASSFIAFSATTGLAGYEIAKDDVTLTVNGKKQEIRTHAKTVKELLQEQNIKPRKEDYVYPSLNTPITDDLNIVWEASKEVTLTIDGKKQKIWTTAKTVDELLNLQHIQIGQHDKVAPAPDKKIKKGMEIHVEKAFPVQLNVGGKQQQVWATSTTVADFLKQQNVKLGKLDRVEPSLQEKIKENTVVKVIKVEKVTDVVEEPVDFAVVTKQDPTLPKGERRVIHPGEKGLVAKTYEIVLENGKEVARKLIAVKQIKNSKTRIVAIGTKVVERRSANVQKRPTSRGQHGAAKEFYVTATAYTAYCEGCSGITRTGINLRRNPSVKVIAVDPNIIPLGSKVYVEGYGYAIAADTGSGIDGYEIDVFLPERSDAIRWGKKRVKIKVLQ
- a CDS encoding TatD family hydrolase; the protein is MLFDTHAHLNAIQYNEDLQEVIDRALNEGVSHIVVVGFDRPTIARAIELAEQYDFIYASVGWHPVDAVDMTDDDLHMLEKLAAHPKVVALGEMGLDYYWDKSPKEIQQDVFRRQISLAKKVKLPIIIHNREATADILQILKEENASEVSGIMHCFSGSVEVAKQCIDMNFFISLGGPVTFKNAKKPKEVAAQIPLEHLLIETDCPYLTPHPFRGKRNEPSYVKYVAEAIAEIKGISFEEVAKATTENAKKLFGIHR
- the yabG gene encoding sporulation peptidase YabG, which translates into the protein MDIKIGDIVARKSYKCDLLFRVIDIKEKGDEREAILYGEDVRLIADAPCSDLVIIDEREQQERKKKEIELIEQSYKLFRQDYHAIKQKIEYRATGGYRTEKDFFQIPGRVLHLDGDPLYLRKCLDLYERIGVPVYGVYCEESEMSEKVGALIEQFRPDILVITGHDSYSKSKGKVNDLKAYRHSKHFVQTVKEARKKVPHLDQLIIFAGACQSHFESLIRAGANFASSPARVNIHALDPVYIVSRISFTPFMETVNVWDVVRNTLTGEKGLGGVETKGVLRTGMPFRLMDDTGD
- the spoVG gene encoding septation regulator SpoVG, which produces MEVTDVRLRRVNTEGRMKAIASITLDNEFVVHDIRVIDGNNGLFVAMPSKRTPDGEFRDIAHPINSATRGKIQEAILAEYHRLGKLEEELEEAGAS